GGATATAATCGATACAGAATCTATCGAAATCAATAATCGTACACTTGAAGACGAACGAATTATTGATAAACCTGATTTGTCACGCCTTTTCTCCGAGGCGAGGATAATCTTTCCTGAGATAGTGACGGATAGATATTCTGAGGTTCAAAAGTTTCATGAATATCTGATTCGAAACCGGCAAAGCCATCTCCAATCAGAGATTGAGGCAGCGCAGCGCCGGATCAGGGGGCGAGATCTTTCACGAGAGGAAGTCGAGTCAAGGCGCCGGGAAATTATAACTGCGCTCCGCGCAAGCGGTCCGGCAGAGGAGTTGCTACAACTCCGTGACGAACTCTCAGAGCGAGAGGCCGCTTTGCGTCAACTCGAAGGCCGCCTCCAAGAGGCTCAGAGAATCGAAAAGTCTATTGAGAAACTTGCTCTAGACTTAGAGGACGCTGTGCGAGCTCTGCGGCAAGACAGACGGGAGCGCGCAAGCGTTGTCGAAATGGCTAGCGCGACTTTTTCAGAGATTTCAGAACGACTTTACGAGAAGCCAGGCTCACTTGCCATCTCGGCCACCGACGCGGGCCTACGCTTCCTACCAACGACACCTGCTGACGCGAGTGCTGGTGTTATGAGTATGGAGATTTTCTGTTTTGATTTGACAATTGCAACTTTGGCACGCCGTCGAGGCGAAGGGCCAGGCTTCATCATACACGATAGTCATCTCTTCGAGCCTGTCGACGGTCGTCAATTTGCACGGGCGCTTCAGATCGCCGACGATTTCGCAAAATCCGAGGGAATCCAATACATCGCACTATTAAATTCAGATGAACTTGAGCGTGCTGAACGCGAGTCTGGAGTATCTTTCACAGAAAGTATTATTGAAACTGAACTTTCCGATACCCAGTCGGGCGGTCTTTTTGGTCTCAGATTCGATTGAATAATTAAGTCGCCGAGAGAAAATCGATCACGCGAAATATACGATCAGACACGCATACCCTACACTTCGTACTCGCCAAATTCGTATCTTTATACAATGACAATTGTCATGTAGTAAATCCAGAATCCAATTCTGACAGAAAGTCATTGAACGCGGTAAAGTCGATCACACTGGCATTGTCATGCACGTAACTTGCTAACTTGATTTTCCCGAAATTCTTTGTTTCATCCAATATTTTTTCTGCTGAAAAAGTCTTTCCATTTATGGTTACTGATTTTACATCATCGGGTAGTAAGTCCTCAATTGTAGTTTCCTTTTTTATCCCTACATGAGGAGTTTTCACAAGTGTTAATTTTTCTGTAATCTTATGTATTATTGTGGGGTCGGAGATCTGTATATTCTTTTTGTATAGGCTGTTTATCGCACAGATAGTATCTTTTCCTCCACTATCATTGTCGACGACTATTATTATCTTATTTTCATTAGGAGAGACTCTAAATTTACTAGATCTTTTCTTGTACAGGTTAAGGAAGTTTTTCAAATTCCCGGTCCCGCCAGTTAATCCAAGTGTTTTAGATGATGCTGAGTGAAATCGGAAAAATCGAGGTATTATTTCCAGTTTTCCAGAGTTGATTCGTTTAAGGTGAGGTAGAGATAAGGTCGAAGATCTGATGGCAGATTTTATATAGAGTATGTCAGAAGGCCCTTCCGTAAGGATAATGGGCTTTTCGTTCATATAAAAATTTTTAAATATCAAGAAATCTATGAATAGGTTATTGAATTGAGAATTTTTATCGTTCTTATATTCTGTAGAAAATTTTGCAGATCTTTTTCTAATATAGCTAATGTAGGATAACCTTCCCTCTATTACTCTCATGTAATCAGGTTTCTTTTTTTTATGACCGAGACTCGACGGGCAATTTTCCCCATAGTCGGACGTAATATCCGGTATGTGTGGTATTTTTCCTTTAAATAGGTAATCGCACATTGCTCGTGTTTGGAGGTAGTATTCTCTCGGAACGCTGGGGTGCTTATTGACGACTAGCCCAGTAACCATTTGCCTGCTCGAGCGTAGGCTCATGCGGGTTTTGGCCAAATTTGGTGGTAGCCCGGAGCGCGTCAGAATAGAGAGCAATTCGGGAGCAATAACCCACCCCTGAGGCACCGTTGTTGTAACTGACGCGATATCTGAGGGGAACTCTTTTAGGTTGGTCGATATGGTGATGTCATCGGCATATCGGCTATACGCGCACCTCCTGTGGCCTAAGAACCTAGACATGCGATTGTCGAAAAATTGGGAAAGAAGGTTTGCTATATGTGGCGACGTTGGACTGCCCTGAGGCAGTACATTGTTGAAGCAGGCTATCTGCGCAATAGTGGTGGCAACATCTGGATGAAGTGAGAAATCGTGATCTTTTATGAAAAAGGATCGTACTCTTCCAAAGTTATAATTATCAAAAAACTTCTCAATATCTATGTTAAAGACGTATCTTCTTTTCCTATGTAGTCTAGCGTTGTCGTATATATTGACTTCGCGCCTGAATCCCAAATGTAAAGATCGGTGAATTCCAGACGCTTTTTCGATATCATCTTCGCATTGATATAAGATCGCGAGTAGTCGAGTCTGTAGATTCTTCAGGCGTACGCAAGGAGCCATTATCTGGCGTGTACCACCCCTTTTCTTGCTAATGCAGAACTTGCTATATTTGGATACATCCGGAATTTTGAATAGTGTATAAGCTAGACTGCTCGGTTTAACTCCTAGGAGGTGAGCTAAATCTGAGCGATTTCTACAGGCTTTCAAATCGTCTAGCATATCGGATCGTGAACACTCTTTTGCGATAACGGAGTCATTTCGACATTAAGATATCGTATTCCTGTTGGGTATACTACAAGCAAGCGGCGCCTGCGTACTTCTCAACCACCGAGAAACTCAGCGGAAAAATCTGTTCACGATCCTGTATATAGAGATGGCGCAAACCATCTAAGATTGCAATCCTATGAACTCAATACTTTTTTAAGGTCGCTGGCTTGCGAGTTATTGCCGAACCGATGATAGGCTTCCGGATTGCATATAAGCAGTCCGGTCTTGGATCGCCTCAACCCCTGCCCGGTAGACGAAACCCATGTTGAGATGGATCCTGAGGCCGGCGACACCCTTCACCGTATCCGCCGTGACAACCAAGCCGCATAGATTTCGGTGGTTTTGACCGAGCTGTGACCGAGTTGCTGGGATACATCATAGATCGAGGCGCCTTGTTGCAGGGCACGGATGGCGTAGGTGTGTCTCAGGTCGTGGCAGCGGAAGTGGCGGGCTTTGTCCGGTATGGCGCTGGCTAAAAGCACGCGGAAGCGGCCTGGGACGTTGGTGTAGCGCTGTCCTGACGGGTTGCGGAAGACGTAGCCGCTCGCGTTTTCCGGGCGGCTGCGTTGCAGCTCTCTGGCCTGCCTGGGCGAGAGTCTGACCACGCGGGGCGATCTCGTCTTCGTTCTGGCGAAGGTCACGGTGGGGCAGGGGGCGTTGAGGTCCAGCTGCTCCCATGAAAGCGAGGCGGCCTCTTCTTGCCGGCAGCCGGTCCGGGCCAGAAAGCGAATCATGTCGCGCATGCCGGGTGGAGCGCGACGCGTCAGGCGTGCGAGGTCGCGTAAGGCCACGGGCCTGATGGGTTCGCGGCGCTCCTTGATCTCTTCCATTTCGTCCGGCACCGGATTGGCGGTAATCCAGCCGGCGCGACGCGCCACGCGCATGATGCGGCCCATCACCATCAGGTCGCGGCGTATGGTGGCACCGGAGGTCTTGGTGCGTCGTCTGGCCGCAACGAACTCATGCACGTCGCGGGAGGTAATCAGGCTGATATCCCGCCCCGCGAAATAGGGGTGGAGCTGCCGCAGGCTCGTGCGGTATCTCGTTTGGGTGCTGGGGCGCAGATCGGCAAATTGCAGCTCCTCCCACCGCACCACGGCGTCTTCCCAGTTCCTGACCTCAGGAGGCTTTAAGCCGGCGCGTTGATCTTCCGCCTTTTCGAGCAGCTCTTTGAGCCGCTGCCGGGCTGTACGCCGATCAGTCGTGCGTAGCGATCGGCGGATGTCGCGCCCTTTGATCTGGATCCGAGCGTAATAGGTGCCGTTTGCGGCCTGGTAGAGATTGCTGGACACGACGGCCTGCTGGCCTCCTGATCGAGATAGTCGTCAATCGCTGACGTCGTTATGCGCCAGACAGAACCGATCTTGGCGGCGCGTAGAGCGCCCGTGGCGCAAAGCTTCTGGATGAGGCGCGGCGACACGCGCAGCTCGTTCGCCACCTCTGCCGCCGTCTTGCGTATGTGGGTCATGAGTCCTCCTCAAAGTCGGAAGTCTTCAGGGCATCGAGCGTCCGAAGTTGCGTCTCAAGATCGCGGCAGCGCAGCCAGATACGGGCAGAACTCACGGTCTGATGCAGGAGAAACAGGATCAGGCATGCTGTGATCGGATTTCGCGCGATCGCGCTCCAGAGCATTTTGGTCATGACCGTCCCAGACGCCCGTGACGGGCCAGTAGGGCTAGAACAGGATTGGCATTAGGGGCGTCAGGAATGATGCTGCGCCCTTGGGCGGCACGTTCCATCTGCTCGGCCTCGTGGCGCTTGTCGGCCGCAGCGTTTCGCCACAGGCGTTCGGCTGCGGTGCGCCCGGCAAAGCCTGCCTGTTCGGCCAGGCTATTCATATAGGATGCCATGGCCCGCTTGGCCTTGATGGTATCGCGCCCGGTGAGCGGTGGTGTGGTTGGTCTGTCGGGGAGAAAAACGGTTTGAACCGGCGATGCTGACATCGACTTGCGCTCCATCGTGGACGAACGACGAAGCTATTACCGGCGGTAATTATAGTAGGCAAGAATTTTCTTACCGGCGGTAAGATTAATTTTTAAGGGCGGAGATCATCTTAAGGAGGATATCTTGCTGTTCTGGAGGGAGGTCGCGAGCCTGTATAAGAATCTCACGCTCCTTTTCGGTCTGAGCTTTCACTTCTGCTTCGGGCTCGTCTCCGGTCAAAAGCCAGCCAATCGATCTGCCCAAAGCTTCTAAAAGCGCTGGAACGCGCTCCCTCCTAGGCGAAGAACGCCCAGTCTCGTATTGGGCGATCGCGTTTTCCGTAACGCCGATCATGCCGCCAAGTTGAGCTTGGGTAAAGCCCAAATGTTCGCGTTGTGTTCTTATTCTGAGTCCCATCGCTATTGCGGCTGGTGTCGGGGGATTCTTCCTGGATTTCGCACTGCTCATATCCAATTTGATGGCAGATTCCTGACGAGGGCCCACCTTAATTGT
The sequence above is drawn from the Asaia bogorensis NBRC 16594 genome and encodes:
- a CDS encoding ABC-three component system protein; its protein translation is MLHRLSADHSNFKALSFKPGLNILLATRVSNEPQVGSLRSRNGAGKSSVVDIVHFLLGGKAEGALTSTALEDWKFTLDLDVGPSRLSATRCVKDGKNISLEASDGTSRLITNTKWCETLGEEWFGLTKKRERGGATFRQLFSYFVRRKRDGALDNPTRTFRAQKAASSETALAELFGLDSSLVRHLHQIKISLRQTKDAQRALSDLDKNAAAGSKKADLEAQLEAQIAAVRIGRNRLREQIETFNVLPAFRDLEVELANLNNAFRDLSDQDIIDTESIEINNRTLEDERIIDKPDLSRLFSEARIIFPEIVTDRYSEVQKFHEYLIRNRQSHLQSEIEAAQRRIRGRDLSREEVESRRREIITALRASGPAEELLQLRDELSEREAALRQLEGRLQEAQRIEKSIEKLALDLEDAVRALRQDRRERASVVEMASATFSEISERLYEKPGSLAISATDAGLRFLPTTPADASAGVMSMEIFCFDLTIATLARRRGEGPGFIIHDSHLFEPVDGRQFARALQIADDFAKSEGIQYIALLNSDELERAERESGVSFTESIIETELSDTQSGGLFGLRFD
- a CDS encoding helix-turn-helix domain-containing protein, with product MRNFAGRCHLLNSAFATENVRKDRITHINTLPAVSMVSKTIKVGPRQESAIKLDMSSAKSRKNPPTPAAIAMGLRIRTQREHLGFTQAQLGGMIGVTENAIAQYETGRSSPRRERVPALLEALGRSIGWLLTGDEPEAEVKAQTEKEREILIQARDLPPEQQDILLKMISALKN
- a CDS encoding retron Ec67 family RNA-directed DNA polymerase/endonuclease, producing the protein MLDDLKACRNRSDLAHLLGVKPSSLAYTLFKIPDVSKYSKFCISKKRGGTRQIMAPCVRLKNLQTRLLAILYQCEDDIEKASGIHRSLHLGFRREVNIYDNARLHRKRRYVFNIDIEKFFDNYNFGRVRSFFIKDHDFSLHPDVATTIAQIACFNNVLPQGSPTSPHIANLLSQFFDNRMSRFLGHRRCAYSRYADDITISTNLKEFPSDIASVTTTVPQGWVIAPELLSILTRSGLPPNLAKTRMSLRSSRQMVTGLVVNKHPSVPREYYLQTRAMCDYLFKGKIPHIPDITSDYGENCPSSLGHKKKKPDYMRVIEGRLSYISYIRKRSAKFSTEYKNDKNSQFNNLFIDFLIFKNFYMNEKPIILTEGPSDILYIKSAIRSSTLSLPHLKRINSGKLEIIPRFFRFHSASSKTLGLTGGTGNLKNFLNLYKKRSSKFRVSPNENKIIIVVDNDSGGKDTICAINSLYKKNIQISDPTIIHKITEKLTLVKTPHVGIKKETTIEDLLPDDVKSVTINGKTFSAEKILDETKNFGKIKLASYVHDNASVIDFTAFNDFLSELDSGFTT
- a CDS encoding tyrosine-type recombinase/integrase — translated: MSSNLYQAANGTYYARIQIKGRDIRRSLRTTDRRTARQRLKELLEKAEDQRAGLKPPEVRNWEDAVVRWEELQFADLRPSTQTRYRTSLRQLHPYFAGRDISLITSRDVHEFVAARRRTKTSGATIRRDLMVMGRIMRVARRAGWITANPVPDEMEEIKERREPIRPVALRDLARLTRRAPPGMRDMIRFLARTGCRQEEAASLSWEQLDLNAPCPTVTFARTKTRSPRVVRLSPRQARELQRSRPENASGYVFRNPSGQRYTNVPGRFRVLLASAIPDKARHFRCHDLRHTYAIRALQQGASIYDVSQQLGHSSVKTTEIYAAWLSRRIR